From Streptomyces sp. TLI_053, a single genomic window includes:
- a CDS encoding spirocyclase AveC family protein, which produces MSQVLPRTGRGAGMLWVVLGAVALVASVWVVSRWAAAGNLHLEFRDAAVTPAREVMTWAVQAVLAVGAVGVAVIASRGCRRTGSVTLDTALAIGFALSFWQDQILNYAAATARYSHYAVHAPGLGPYLPGWHGPAPDRLIMTVLGSSGLAWFAIMVLIWPLTSVVTRINRRWPTWGTGRLFIACLVSGLAMAFISEEAMIFVGGLYSWTGAIRSLSIFGGHWYQLPITELVSFSVFLSLPAMMLYGQRVRGVTPHIFRGLERSGTPAANWTRLLAGIGYGNLLAFGYLAFNAFIGYIGDPAPSDLPSYLR; this is translated from the coding sequence ATGTCACAGGTCCTCCCGCGTACCGGGCGCGGCGCGGGAATGCTGTGGGTCGTCCTCGGAGCGGTCGCCCTCGTGGCCTCGGTATGGGTGGTCAGCCGGTGGGCCGCGGCCGGCAACCTCCACCTGGAGTTCCGGGACGCCGCGGTAACACCGGCCCGCGAAGTCATGACCTGGGCCGTGCAGGCCGTGCTCGCCGTGGGAGCCGTGGGTGTGGCCGTCATCGCGTCACGCGGATGCCGCCGCACCGGCAGCGTCACGCTCGACACCGCCCTCGCCATCGGCTTCGCCCTGTCGTTCTGGCAGGACCAGATCCTGAACTACGCCGCGGCCACAGCGAGATACAGCCACTACGCCGTCCACGCCCCAGGGCTGGGCCCCTACCTGCCGGGCTGGCACGGACCCGCCCCCGACCGACTGATCATGACGGTACTCGGCTCCAGCGGACTGGCCTGGTTCGCCATCATGGTCCTGATATGGCCCCTCACCTCCGTCGTCACACGGATCAACCGGCGATGGCCGACCTGGGGAACGGGGCGCCTGTTCATCGCCTGTCTCGTCTCAGGGCTCGCCATGGCATTCATCAGCGAAGAAGCAATGATCTTCGTGGGCGGCCTGTACTCCTGGACCGGGGCGATCCGTTCGCTGTCGATCTTCGGTGGGCACTGGTACCAGCTCCCGATCACGGAGCTCGTCTCCTTCTCCGTGTTCCTCAGCCTACCGGCGATGATGCTGTACGGACAGCGGGTCCGCGGTGTCACCCCTCACATCTTCCGGGGGCTCGAGCGCTCGGGTACGCCCGCTGCGAACTGGACTCGGCTGCTCGCCGGCATCGGCTACGGCAACCTTCTTGCCTTCGGGTACCTGGCGTTCAACGCGTTCATCGGATACATCGGAGATCCTGCACCCTCCGACCTGCCTTCCTATTTGAGGTGA
- a CDS encoding discoidin domain-containing protein: MLRNAIGVSLVVGSASLAVPAVTASAAEEWSGRWMWAGTGAANQWAAFRRSVQLAGVPAAAPTRIAVDSKYWLHVNGRLVVFEGGLKRGPNPNDTYYDTVDLAPYLVAGENTIALLAWHFGKHGLSHKNSGKAGVLFESAIVVGATTTFVGSGTGWRAVVHPGYSANTSGGQPNWRLAESNVYYDARSATSMNGWHTPSYDDTGWPPSTDQGAAGAAPWNALVKRPIPFFRTSELLNYTNHLALPGQGQGTTPITARLPSNLQITPYLKVDAPAGAVIDIETDHYSDGGEKNLRSTYITEGGVQEFESLGWLSGTAVRYTIPSSVTVLELKYRESGYDTSFAGSFTSSDPYFDALWGKAARTMYLNMRDTYFDCPTRERAQWWGDVVNQLKEGFYTFDPRSHDLGRKAISELAAWQKPDGVLYSPVPAGNWSSELSTQMLASIWGFETFYTYTGDASAVGSVYPQVKKYLNLWTFDGDGLVQHRAGGWDWEDWGCSIDARVLDNAWYYLALGSAVKLAELAGSSVDIPTWQGRRNAIKANFDRVLWDAGRKEYRSPGYQGDTDDRANALAVIAGLSAAANYADIIRVLSQHMNASPYLEFYVLEALYLLDAAFVAEARMRTRFAGQVGDPGYTLWELWSKGGSGTDNHAWNGGPLYVLSAYAAGVRPTGPGWVQYDAVPRSGSFTRIKTVTPTVMGNITFDIARAGDGVTLELDSPAGTTARLGVPTYGGSRPEIKAGGSVVFRDGAATGQVSGLTYAGKDTTHVYFTLQPGTWTLTATGVGRANNLAAGKPVSTNNTLENTHWGASRLTDGHTTSVDGAKGYTSNDFPSAGVPSSPVWIEIDLGADADVDAVRLFPRTDTPAVGGGTAGFPVDFSIQTRTASSSTYSTVRSLEAQPNPNGRPQTYGFKTARARYVRVSATRLGTPAADESTRYRFQLAEVQVPSRGVTVTSNTSLENSDWGTDRLLDGCLTSVSGAKGYTSHDFASADVAGSPVWVEIDLGALRPISSVKLCPRTDTPSSAGGTAGFPVDFTIQTRSQEGISYSTVRTVTGQPSPNGQPQTYSLSSAYGRYLRLHVTRLGAPAADESGRYRLQLAEIVIE, translated from the coding sequence ATGCTGCGCAACGCCATCGGGGTTTCACTCGTCGTTGGTTCGGCGAGCCTGGCAGTCCCTGCCGTCACCGCATCCGCTGCCGAAGAGTGGTCCGGTCGGTGGATGTGGGCCGGCACAGGGGCCGCCAACCAGTGGGCCGCCTTCCGGCGGTCCGTACAGCTTGCGGGCGTACCCGCGGCGGCGCCCACCCGCATCGCCGTGGACTCGAAGTACTGGCTCCACGTCAACGGCAGGCTGGTGGTCTTTGAAGGCGGCCTGAAGCGGGGACCGAACCCGAACGACACGTACTACGACACCGTGGACCTCGCGCCCTACCTGGTCGCGGGGGAAAACACCATCGCACTCTTGGCATGGCACTTCGGCAAGCACGGCTTGTCGCACAAGAACAGCGGCAAGGCCGGCGTCCTCTTCGAGTCCGCCATCGTCGTGGGCGCCACTACCACCTTCGTCGGCAGTGGCACGGGCTGGCGGGCCGTGGTCCATCCCGGCTACAGCGCCAATACGAGTGGTGGCCAGCCGAACTGGCGGCTCGCAGAATCCAACGTCTACTACGACGCTCGCAGTGCGACCAGCATGAACGGCTGGCACACGCCCTCGTACGACGACACAGGGTGGCCGCCGTCGACGGACCAGGGCGCTGCGGGCGCGGCCCCCTGGAACGCGCTGGTGAAGCGCCCCATACCCTTCTTCCGGACCAGTGAACTGCTCAACTACACCAACCACTTGGCCCTCCCCGGCCAAGGGCAGGGAACCACCCCCATCACAGCGAGGCTGCCGTCCAACCTCCAGATCACGCCCTACCTCAAGGTCGACGCCCCTGCCGGAGCAGTCATCGACATCGAGACGGACCACTACAGCGACGGTGGCGAGAAGAATCTGCGCTCCACCTACATTACAGAGGGTGGGGTCCAGGAGTTCGAGTCATTGGGGTGGCTGAGCGGAACCGCTGTCCGCTACACGATCCCGTCGTCCGTGACCGTCCTTGAACTGAAGTACCGGGAGAGCGGCTACGACACGAGCTTCGCCGGTTCTTTCACGAGCAGCGACCCGTACTTCGATGCGCTGTGGGGCAAAGCCGCCCGCACGATGTACCTCAACATGCGTGATACGTACTTCGACTGTCCCACGCGTGAACGGGCCCAGTGGTGGGGCGACGTGGTGAACCAACTGAAGGAGGGTTTCTACACCTTTGATCCCCGCAGCCACGACCTGGGCCGCAAGGCGATCTCCGAGCTGGCCGCATGGCAAAAGCCGGACGGCGTGCTGTACTCCCCGGTCCCTGCCGGCAATTGGAGCAGTGAACTCTCAACCCAGATGCTGGCCTCGATCTGGGGTTTCGAGACCTTCTACACCTACACCGGAGACGCCTCCGCGGTCGGTTCGGTGTACCCCCAGGTGAAGAAGTACCTGAATCTCTGGACCTTCGACGGAGACGGTCTGGTGCAACACCGAGCGGGAGGCTGGGACTGGGAGGACTGGGGCTGCAGCATCGACGCGCGCGTACTCGACAACGCCTGGTACTACCTGGCGCTCGGTTCGGCGGTCAAACTGGCCGAACTGGCGGGCAGCTCGGTCGACATCCCGACGTGGCAGGGGCGTCGCAACGCCATCAAGGCCAACTTCGACCGCGTCCTGTGGGACGCCGGCCGCAAGGAGTACCGCTCCCCCGGCTACCAGGGAGACACCGACGACCGCGCGAACGCGCTGGCAGTGATCGCCGGCCTCAGCGCCGCAGCCAACTACGCAGACATCATTCGCGTGTTGTCGCAGCACATGAACGCCAGCCCCTACCTGGAGTTCTACGTGCTCGAGGCGTTGTACCTCCTGGACGCCGCCTTTGTCGCGGAGGCACGGATGCGCACGCGCTTCGCCGGACAAGTGGGCGATCCGGGCTACACACTGTGGGAGCTCTGGTCCAAGGGTGGCAGTGGCACCGACAACCACGCCTGGAACGGTGGCCCCCTGTATGTGCTGTCGGCCTACGCAGCAGGCGTCCGGCCGACCGGGCCCGGTTGGGTGCAGTACGACGCAGTGCCCAGATCAGGCTCTTTCACCCGCATCAAGACGGTCACCCCCACGGTCATGGGCAACATCACCTTCGACATTGCGCGGGCTGGTGACGGGGTGACCCTTGAACTGGATTCGCCCGCTGGCACGACGGCCAGACTGGGTGTTCCCACCTACGGGGGAAGCCGCCCCGAGATCAAGGCCGGAGGAAGTGTTGTGTTCCGGGACGGCGCCGCAACCGGTCAGGTCTCCGGACTGACGTACGCCGGAAAGGACACCACTCATGTCTACTTCACGCTGCAGCCGGGCACGTGGACGCTCACGGCGACCGGCGTGGGACGCGCGAACAACCTGGCTGCAGGGAAGCCGGTCAGTACCAACAACACCCTGGAGAACACCCACTGGGGCGCTTCCCGCCTGACCGACGGCCACACGACGAGTGTCGACGGAGCGAAGGGATACACCAGCAACGATTTCCCCTCGGCGGGCGTCCCGAGCTCACCGGTCTGGATCGAGATCGACCTGGGAGCGGACGCGGACGTGGACGCTGTGCGACTCTTCCCTCGCACGGACACACCTGCGGTCGGCGGAGGCACGGCCGGCTTCCCCGTCGACTTCTCCATCCAGACCCGCACCGCGAGCAGCAGCACCTACAGTACGGTCCGTTCCCTTGAGGCCCAGCCGAACCCCAACGGTCGGCCCCAGACCTATGGCTTCAAGACGGCCCGGGCGCGTTACGTGCGGGTGTCGGCCACTCGGCTGGGCACTCCCGCTGCTGATGAATCGACCCGCTATCGCTTCCAGCTCGCCGAGGTGCAGGTACCTTCCCGCGGCGTCACGGTCACCAGCAACACCTCCCTGGAGAACAGTGACTGGGGGACCGACAGGCTCCTCGACGGCTGCCTGACCAGCGTCAGCGGAGCGAAGGGGTATACGAGCCACGACTTCGCCTCGGCGGATGTGGCCGGCTCTCCGGTGTGGGTCGAAATCGACCTCGGCGCCCTTCGGCCCATCAGCTCGGTGAAGCTCTGCCCCCGAACCGACACGCCGTCCTCCGCAGGGGGGACTGCCGGCTTCCCTGTCGACTTCACCATTCAGACACGCTCACAGGAGGGCATCAGCTACAGCACGGTACGGACGGTCACCGGTCAGCCATCACCGAACGGACAGCCGCAGACCTACTCCCTCTCCTCCGCCTACGGCCGTTATCTCCGGCTGCATGTCACACGCCTGGGCGCGCCCGCAGCCGACGAGTCGGGCCGGTACCGGCTGCAACTCGCAGAGATCGTCATCGAGTGA